A stretch of the Ornithodoros turicata isolate Travis chromosome 4, ASM3712646v1, whole genome shotgun sequence genome encodes the following:
- the LOC135393464 gene encoding uncharacterized protein LOC135393464: MMLSVTLLCIAVSSAVCAQQYAGFPLPPVGRPEYDPRVVHPYGRREPGRGPVLGDPVPFEPVRCDAVGGDAWYRYRYCIAICREHDYITGFCNGFVCKCR; this comes from the exons ATGATGTTATCGGTCACCCTTCTCTGCATTGCTG TTTCGTCAGCAGTATGTG CCCAGCAGTACGCGGGGTTCCCGCTACCACCGGTGGGACGCCCCGAATACGATCCACGCGTCGTGCATCCATATGGACGAAGAGAGCCAGGTCGCGGGCCGGTTCTAGGAGACCCCGTTCCGTTTGAACCAGTTCGATGCGACGCAGTAGGCGGTGATGCCTGGTACCGATATAGATACTGCATCGCCATCTGTCGGGAACATGACTACATTACAGGCTTCTGCAATGGATTCGTATGCAAATGTCGCTAG